DNA from Eucalyptus grandis isolate ANBG69807.140 chromosome 5, ASM1654582v1, whole genome shotgun sequence:
ATTACTTTTCTTATAGAAAAAATGGACTCCACTCTACTTACCCATCATTAAAGTGCCACCGGACAAATTCCCAGCATTGGAAAGAgctttcttccatctcttcactttctcaGAATCCTTCCCGAACTTAAACTCGTGCCTAGCTAGAGATCTCGATAACTCTTTCTACCCTCTCTCACTTCTCTTGGGTCCACTTTATAAAACACTGGTAGAACAATGAGGTTCTTTTGCTCCTTGGACTCTATAATCTTCGCCAACTCTTCCAAGCACCACCTTGAGGAAGCATAGTCCTCAGAGAAAACGATGATTGCGATGCACGATTCTTCAATAGCCTTCATAAGTACTGGCGATATTTGATCTCCCTTTTTCAATTCCTCACTATCTCGGAAAGTGTATACTCCATCTCGGTGTAAAGCTTGGTAAAGATGGCCAATGAAGTTGTTGCGCAAATCTGcacctctgaaactcaagaagacgtcataaatctttttgggTTCCAATGAAGAAGCCATCCAATCGGCAACAACTATTTGCTAAAAATTTGAGACTCTGTTTTCATGTAGTTCACCCCTAGGTAGCACCGACACGTTGCCAGAGCTTCCGAGACACGTCGAcacacgctcggacacgctcggacacgttCGGACACGCTTCGACACACGTGTCCGAAGGGTGGAGGCCGCGAGTGAAGGCGAGCCCGCGACAGCGAGAGATGgccagagaaagagaaaagagtgaGGCGAGGGCCGTGAGGAGGAACTTCACGAGGGATGCACTCGCGGGGGAGGGCGGCGTCGTC
Protein-coding regions in this window:
- the LOC120293858 gene encoding toll/interleukin-1 receptor-like protein, which encodes MASSLEPKKIYDVFLSFRGADLRNNFIGHLYQALHRDGVYTFRDSEELKKGDQISPVLMKAIEESCIAIIVFSEDYASSRWCLEELAKIIESKEQKNLIVLPVFYKVDPREVREGRKSYRDL